One genomic segment of Mytilus trossulus isolate FHL-02 chromosome 4, PNRI_Mtr1.1.1.hap1, whole genome shotgun sequence includes these proteins:
- the LOC134715542 gene encoding ras guanine nucleotide exchange factor O-like, with protein MDSLTLNSMKFIGKLKSGVNKRRTRNSYFCTLCKDDFKDPRLLNCYHSFCRFCLDEYLMVNYEDGNFPCPLCKEMNIAPVNGCRGLPKNQYIKISDSDSQINCDLCEHRIKAESVCKDCNTNLCKFCLISHISMQGSKYHNVISLGKGQEPIRTCSIHTKEELLYYCDTCEKPICNMCNTTEHKTHRSKDIASMATILREQLGTSLKTATSNTNANNFQNKVAEQKRKIKAYQEDVIAMIDERTNELHRLVNEIRGEFVRKVVNENEENIKQLEDNMNTLNTNVAAIEELLKLGNIYLQNAYNIDIVVHTPKLQNKIEKLQRLDVQISEIKLTNFYPSQTGITDFEIEKIFGTFDKLNKRPKHIQSISRLSELRRSHSEEDRRTNSISSLRSFDVSSSSLSKKSFWCSEGTVTGLTLLRDGSVCVCLGGEGILETFTTTGLRIGHQKFNHPIDDLVVSRNGSLYISSNSEKKIFKLVKENKEIFAETRSCVRGLAIDFDENLIAGMTEKGSFFDRHQVGHVTEISKTHKVKRIVNVNKIRYPARIAIGQNRRIVVSDWIQLSVFICKGDIIIGTYSGIVDSEQEFIPRGVCCCENGDIVVVDISTNCLHWLSPEGRLRRVVSLDNQEAWSVTADQNNTIWIGTKNGYVFPVELLS; from the coding sequence ATGGATTCATTAACTTTAAACAGTATGAAATTCATAGGAAAACTGAAATCAGGTGTGAATAAGCGACGGACGAGAAATAGTTACTTTTGTACACTGTGTAAAGATGACTTCAAGGATCCTCGACTTCTCAACTGTTACCATTCTTTCTGTAGATTTTGTTTAGATGAGTATCTGATGGTTAACTATGAGGATGGAAACTTCCCATGTCCACTTTGTAAAGAGATGAATATTGCCCCTGTCAATGGGTGTAGAGGTTTACCAAAAAACCAATACATAAAGATCAGTGACAGTGACTCTCAAATTAATTGCGACCTTTGCGAACATAGAATAAAAGCAGAATCAGTATGCAAAGATTGCAATACAAACTTGTGTAAATTTTGTCTAATTAGCCATATAAGTATGCAAGGATCTAAATACCACAATGTTATAAGTCTAGGGAAAGGACAAGAACCGATAAGAACATGTTCTATACACACAAAGGAAGAACTGTTATATTATTGCGATACTTGCGAGAAACCTATTTGCAACATGTGCAACACAACGGAACATAAAACTCATCGTAGTAAAGATATAGCAAGTATGGCAACTATTTTGAGAGAACAACTTGGAACATCGCTGAAAACGGCCACATCGAATACGAATGcaaataactttcaaaataaagttgcTGAACAGAAACGGAAAATCAAAGCGTACCAAGAAGATGTTATCGCCATGATTGATGAACGGACCAACGAATTACATAGACTAGTGAATGAGATACGCGGCGAATTTGTAAGGAAAGTTGTTAACGAAAATGAGGAAAACATAAAACAACTAGAAGATAATATGAACACGTTGAACACGAATGTAGCTGCAATTGAGGAACTTCTAAAATtaggaaatatatatttacaaaacgCTTACAATATAGATATCGTAGTCCATACACCGAAACTacagaataaaattgaaaaattacaaagatTAGACGTTCAAATTTCGGAAATTAAGCTTACAAACTTTTATCCATCGCAAACTGGCATTACAGATTTTGAAATAGAGAAAATTTTtggaacatttgataaattaaataaaagaccaaaacacaTTCAATCAATTTCCAGGCTTTCAGAATTACGTCGCTCCCACTCCGAAGAAGATCGCCGAACTAATTCAATTAGCTCACTTCGTTCATTTGATGTGTCATCTTCTTCACTCAGTAAAAAATCTTTCTGGTGTTCCGAAGGTACAGTTACTGGCTTGACATTACTACGGGACGGGTCTGTTTGTGTTTGTCTCGGAGGTGAAGGTATTCTTGAAACCTTTACCACAACCGGTCTTCGAATTGGACACCAAAAGTTCAATCATCCAATTGACGATTTAGTTGTATCTAGAAATGGATCTCTTTATATTAGCTCaaactcagaaaaaaaaatattcaaacttgtaaaggaaaataaggagatatttGCTGAGACACGTTCTTGTGTACGGGGACTTGCAATTGATTTCGACGAGAATTTAATTGCTGGAATGACAGAAAAGGGTTCTTTCTTCGACAGACACCAAGTTGGACATGTCACTGAAATATCAAAGACACATAAGGTTAAGAGAATAGTAAATGTCAACAAAATTAGGTATCCAGCAAGAATTGCGATTGGTCAGAATCGACGCATAGTCGTGTCTGATTGGATACAACTCTCTGTCTTTATTTGTAAGGGGGACATAATTATTGGAACGTATTCTGGTATTGTTGACTCAGAACAAGAATTTATACCACGTGGAGtttgttgttgtgaaaatggTGATATAgttgttgtagacatttctacAAACTGTCTTCACTGGCTGTCACCTGAAGGAAGACTTCGCAGGGTTGTGTCCCTTGATAATCAGGAGGCTTGGAGTGTAACAGCCGATCAAAATAATACTATCTGGATAGGCACCAAAAATGGTTATGTTTTTCCGGTAGAACTATTAAGTTAA